The Eschrichtius robustus isolate mEscRob2 chromosome 16, mEscRob2.pri, whole genome shotgun sequence DNA segment aaaacacagccacgCACTGCACCCACACGGCCCGCGGCCGCGCTGCACACGGAGCGTCCCCCACTGGGCGGGGGACGCTTGCGAACAATGGACCCGAGAGGTGTCGTCCCGGCGCTcattctgagcctcctgggggtgACACggactggggttgggggagacAAGGGTAAAGAGGGAGGAGAGCGCGCGAAGGGGTGGACGAAGCGGCCCAGCCTATGGTGGTGgagggggtggtggagggggtgggggggggtgctgGCACCGAAGGCGAGCGGGCGGGGGCCGGGACAccgagggggtggggggctgggcccGGGCCGCCGGTCCCTCTCTGCTCCAGCCCTCCGCCAGGCCTCGGCGGCTCTCCGGCTGCTCGCGCCGCCAGTCAGCTGACACAGGGGGCGGAGGAGCTGTCAGGCGCGCCCCGCCCTGCGCCGCCGGTCCGCGGGGCCCGTACAGCCATTGGCCAGCGCGCCGGGCTGCCCGGGCCCCCGCGCCCCGGTGACATCAGGGAGGCGATAAAAGGCAGCGGCTGCGCCGGATCCCGCACAGCTGCACCGCCGGGCTGCGAGCGGCTGAGACCGAGAGAGCCCAAGAGCAAGAGAGCTAGAGAGCGAGCGGCGGGCGCTCGCCCGGCGCCACCCCTCGACCCGGCCGCGCGCCCCGCTCGCTTCTCCGCCCCTCCCGGCTCGGCCCGGCCCCGGCTCGGCCACAGCCCCGAGCTCTGGGGCGGCGCAGGCAGCCTCGGGACTCTCCCGCGCGCCGCCGCGTCCCCAGACAAAGGCTTGGCCGGCGGCCCCGGCCCGCTGCGCCCGCTGCGCCCTCTGCTCCCCACCTCCCGGGCTCGCCGCTCTTCGCCCCCGCTCCCGGCTCGGCGCGCCCCGGCCGGCTGCAAAGTTtccccgggcggcggcggcggcggcggcggctgcgccTCGCGTGAGCGATGGCCGCGGAGCTGAGCATGGGGCCCGAGTTGCCCACCAGCCCGCTGGCCATGGAGTACGTCAACGACTTCGACCTGCTCAAGTTCGACGTAAAGAAGGAGCCGCTGGGGCGCGCGGACCGCCCGGGCCGGCCCTGCACGCGCCTGCAGCCAGCCGGCTCGGTGTCGTCCACACCGCTCAGCACGCCGTGCAGCTCGGTGCCCTCGTCGCCCAGCTTCAGCCCAACCGAACAGAAGACCCACCTCGAGGACCTGTACTGGATGGCGAGCAACTACCAGCAGATGAACCCCGAGGCGCTCAACCTGACGCCCGAGGACGCAGTGGAGGCGCTCATAGGCTCGCACCCAGTGCCACAGCCGTTGCAGAGCTTCGACGGCTTCCGCGGCgcgcaccaccaccatcaccaccaccacccacacccGCACCACGCGTACCCGGGCGCCGGCGTGGCGCACGACGAGCTGGGCCCACACGCGCACCcgcaccatcaccatcatcaccaagcgTCGCCGCCGCCGTCCAGCGCGGCCAGCCCCGCGCAGCAGCTGCCCACCAGCCACCCCGGGCCTGGGCCGCACGCGGCGGCCGCGGCGACGGCGGCTGGTGGTAGCGGCAGCGTGGAGGACCGCTTCTCCGACGACCAGCTCGTGTCCATGTCCGTGCGCGAGCTGAACCGCCACCTGCGGGGCTTCACCAAGGACGAGGTGATCCGCCTGAAGCAGAAGCGGCGGACCCTGAAGAACCGGGGCTACGCCCAGTCGTGCAGGTATAAACGCGTCCAGCAGAAACACCACCTGGAGAATGAGAAGACGCAGCTCATTCAGCAGGTGGAGCAGCTTAAGCAGGAGGTGTCCCGGCTGGCCCGCGAAAGAGACGCCTACAAGGTCAAGTGCGAGAAACTCGCCAACTCCGGCTTCAGGGAGGCGGGCTCCACCAGCGACAGCCCCTCCTCTCCCGAGTTCTTTCTGTGAGTCGTGGCCGCTCCCGGCCCCCGCCCTTGCCCCGGCCCGGACTCCCCGTCCCGTGTCCCCAGCCCCGGACTCCCCCGGACCCTGTCCCTGCCACGGCCCCAGCCATGACCTGTTTGActtgagggagagggaggaagggcgcGCGGGACGCGGGCGACGGGAGGGCGCGCGGGCAGGCAGGGGACCTTGGCCAAGGCGAGAGCGGTGAGCGCCAGCGGCGCCTCCTAGACTCGAGCAGAGCCAGAGAGAGGCGAGGGGGTGGGAAGTCCCAGAGCAACTTTTCTCCAGGCTGGAGGGCGGCAAGGCATAGTCGCGAGGAGTCGCCAAGGCCGTCTGGAGACTCCTGGCTTCCTGAACTTTGCGCGTTAAGCCGGGGCCGCTTCCTCGCGGCCCGGAGCGTAATCCAGCCCAGCAAGAGAGCAgcgaggagaggaaaggagagggacCCTGGCGTCCCGGCAGGCGCGAGGCGAGGCTGagcgaaggaaggaaggacagacgGAACTGTCTGTCCAGGGTCCGGAGAACACTGGCTCTCAGCCCCGAGACGCGGGCCTCAGTTAGGACGTTCTGCGCGCAAATCTCATCAGTTTTATTGCCTGCTCGATTATATAGAAAAAATACGAAAATctgcattaaaaatattaatcctGCATGCTGGACATGTATGgtaataatttctattttgtaCCATTTTCTTGTTTAACTTTAGCATGTTGTTGATCATGGATCATAATCCCCCTTGTTTCTTTGGGTGAGAAGGGATCGATCGCAGTTCGGAAACTCCGGCGGCTGCTTGTCGGGTTTCAGTCTATGGGCTGTAGGCTTGTAAATAACCGCCCCGCCAAACCGCTTAAGAGAACCTGGCAGCAAGCTGAGTGTCTTTGTTTGGGTTTATTATTATGGCatttttttgtaagtaaaaaaaaaaaaaaaaaaaaaaaaacttctgggcATTTGCATCAGAAAACAACTTTGTCTTGGGGCACCCTTGGAAATTGCAtgttttctccccctcccctgccccctttcGGTCCTCTTTTCCTCCCGTTCtagttttcaattttgtttttgttgggatAAAGAGGACTGGGGTCCCAGCTCCCTAGTACCAGGGCAGGGCAGCTGCAGAGTTTCACACCCTGGAGGCCGGGGAGTGTCCTCACATCACCTGGTTTTAGGGCTACGTTGACACCCCtaacaagaaaggaaaggaaaacagatcttgtttgctttttattgcaACCAGAATCACCCCAGGGTCCCCACGAAACTCTCCAGGCCCGCACTAATTGCTGGGGCCGAAATGCTCCTCGGGTGACCGGCTTCACCAGCCCAGACTGCCCAATGGTGACCTGAACTTATGTTGAACCGATCACCACACTCAGAAAGTACCAGAAACCCAAACATTGGCAAGTAATTTTGCAACTTTCAAGTGCGTTCTTTAGACCAATATGTTATGTGTGTTTCTTTTCCTGCTTTTGAGATAGCGGGAGAGTTATTGGTGGTGTTACCCCTGCCCCCTTCAGTTGTATAGTAGTTATAGGGAAGATCtgggtgttttttctttattattactttttttcccctgcaggTCAGTAAGAGGATTTAAGTTGCACTGACAAAAATACCAAAATGAAAGCGTATTTTTTAGTTCTCATTTGAAATTGCTGGCGCTGCTGGCCGGATGCATTTTTGAGTTTGTATTAGTTGATAAATTAACAGTAATAACAAGATTGTATGAACCGCATGGTGCTTGCAGTTTTAAATATTGTGGATATTTGTCCTGCATCAGAAACGAGCTTCGGTTTTTACGGATTCAACTGTGTTGAAATCAAATTTGCCTCAAcagaaattgtttttatttcatgtacAATAAGGGATCAATTTCAAACCCTGCTTatgatatgaaaatattaaaacctaGTCTATTGTAGTTTTATTCAGACTGGTTTCTGTTTTTTGGTTATTAAAATGGTTTCCTATTTTGCTTATTAAAACCATGGAAATGGTGTTTATTTACAGGACTCCGCGTTCGcctgtcttttcttctcttgcctcTTCAAGTATCGCCCCAGTTTGGGCGGCACTCTCACCCTTCCCCCGGCCAGTGGGGAAACAGACAAATCTGGGCAAACCTCTCCCTTgagtgtgtgagtgcgtgtgtgtgggtACCTGAGCCTCAAACGTGTCTTCTGCTTCTCACTCTAGGTACGGACACCGGTCAGGAGCCGGTTGATGAGCGGAGAGGGGGCACACGCCACTTTGGCGGAGCTTTCAGGCTTGGGCATCAGGACTGGTCTGCTAGCCTGCTGGCTCTGAGGTTGGCTGAACCCAGGAAGCCGAGAGCTGCCACCCTGATGGGGAAGCAGGGTGTTTCTGGCAATCAGGCTCGCGGGCCCTGCCATTCTGGCCCTCCTGCTTGGAGCACCTGCTGGGAGCAACCAGAATTGCCCTAGAATGCCGGCTCTGAGTGGAGGCCTAGCCCCCTCTCCCCCAGGGCTTGTGAAAGCAGGTGGAATCCGGCACGAGGTCTTGGGGTGTAAGACCCTTCAGACAGGAAGCCCATCTGTGCAAGCCGTTTGCTGCCACTCAGGCCTGGAGCCCTCAGCCCCAAGGAAGGGCACTGCACCATCGGACCAGGATCTCAATGACTCCACAAATCGGGGGTCGTAGGGGTTTGGGGCATTGTTCTGGTGTGGCAGCTCTGCCCATATGTCCTCGACAGGGAGGTGGTCCCAGAACCTTTCCTTTCCTAGACTCTTAGAGGAGGCAAGGTCGTCTGTCTAGGTTCCTCCAAGCCCCTTTCAGCCTTCTCGGAATCCCATCTATAACTCTGGGTAGGAACCGCCCCCTCCCACCACCTCTGGAAGAATTCTCTGCTTCTTTGCTTCAATGGCAGGTTCAATTCTCTGCTTCAATGGCAGGTTCCAAGGGGTTTCTGCTCTACTCAGGCCCAGTATCTGCAGTCCGGGAGACTCAGCTTTCCAGCCCTCGGGCTCCCTGGCCCGGGATTCCTAATGTGGAATTTCAGGACCTGAATGGGGAGATGCAGGAAACCCAAGCAGTAGAACCCCAGCCAGGAACTAGAGCTGGAAAGAGCCAAGGAGAAGAAAGGGGACGGTGAAACTAACAGGCAATAGATTTTGGCCTAGGTCCCTGGGGGCCTGGGATTGGTGGTCAGGGTATGGCAAagagggggggggggaaatccCGATGGTAAGGATGCAAATAATACCAGAGTAATTTACATTTAGCAGAACTTTGGTGTTGTTTGGGAGGAGAGAAGTCAGAAATTCTAGCTTGAATTAAATTCCAAGGCCCAGTTCATTTCACCAACCCGAAGAGGTACCTGGCAGGGAGGGCTTTGGCTGTGATCTGGGAGTAGGATGGAAGCTGAGTCTGGCTGTGGGGTGACTACCGGTGCATGCACGGCGGAAGGAGCAAGGGGGTATGATAGTTGGGTAACTGCGTGTGCAAGTGCACATGCACGGAAGGGGGAAGAGCGTGCCCACATGAACGGTGTATCCCCTTTGGGGCAAAAAAGGTCTGGCAGGTGGAGCTCTGGAAGAAATCCGGATGCGTGGCTCGGGGGACCAAGGGAGATCCCCAGGACTCCATGCGGTGGAGACTTGACTCCCTTTGGAATCATCCCAAGCCGACTGGCATCCTCCACCTCTAGAGTCACCTGGACTCCGCCAGAAAAGCCTCTGGGCTGGGAAGGGTCGCAAGACTCCAAAGCGTTGTTCCTCCTTCCCCagagcacagagacacacacacagtccagTGGCCGACATCATCACGCTGCATCCAGAACGACACGGTGGCTCAGGCCGGTTTAGAGTGACCATTTGCATCTCTGAGAAGCTGACAATCCCACGACACAGTCCTAGTGACACACtgacacacagatacacagacatCCACATCCTGCATCCACACTGATGCCCTCTCAGGCACTGTTAGCCCCTGCGCAACCCACCATTGGAGCACCAACCGGCCCGGGCGCGCGCAGAGGAGAGCAGGGCGTCGGAGGAGGCCGGGACCTCCAGCAAGCAAGTTCCGGCCACGTCCCTGCCCGCCGCCTCGCCGCCTCGCCGCCTCGCCGCAGGCCCGGCGCCCAGAAGCTCCGGAAAGCGAGCGGGGGCCCGAGGTCCTTGGGTTCGTCCCACCCCGACGGCGCCTTGCAGGCCGGAGGCTCCTTTCGGTTCCCACCACTCCCCGCCACCCACGGGCTCCTCGCGACCCTCCGTGAGCCGGCGGAAATAATCGTCCCCACGTCGGGTGTGCTCCACGCCAGCACGGGTCCCACGCAGACAGGCTGGCGCCTGCCCTTGGGAGCGCATGCCGAGACAGACACGCGGGCCTCGAGACAGTGGCTCCGCTGCAGCCCGCGCCCCGGGCTGGGGAGGCCCCGGTCGGGTCGCGAGCGCAGGCCCCCGCTTGCGACCCCGGAATCTCAGGGGCGCGCGGGAGGCTGTGCTGGCTGGACCGGTCGGGGAAGGCGCCATCAGCTCCACTCTCCTGTCCGCTCGCGTCCTCACTTTCTTTGCCATTACCCTTTCCTCAGCTCTTCCTTTGGGAAACTCATCATTTCAGAAAACTTTCTCCCTCTggttccccccccccctcccttttcttcctttctcttctgcctTTTATTCCGGCGCTGACTGGCAGAGAGGGCTTCGAGAGCGGGCTCTGGGGTGCCGGGTAAGTGTGGGGAGGAGTGGAGGGATGGAGATGAGAGTCTGGCGTCCCCAGAGCCACCGCGCAGCGCCGGAGCCCTGGCCAGCTGTTCTGGGCTCCCGCCGGCCCGATTCCGCtatcctccctttcccctcctcatCCTTCCCCCAGCGGCAGGGCTGGTTGGGGATGGACCCGGAGCAAGGTACTCGCTGGTGCGAGAGGGGACCGGTCGGTCTCCACTCTCCGTGAAAGGGGTCCCTGGGGAGCTGGGGCTGGGTCCTACACCCAGACCCTTCTTTCCGCACAGCCAGGCTTCCTTCAGTCCAGGGTCTCTGGGCATTTCTGTGGCAGGACAACCCCCTCCCCTGTCAGAGGTGcccacctgccccctgcccactCCAGCTGTGCCTACCCAGGGGCCTCACAGTGGGAGCTGCCCATAACCACGCCAGGCAACCCAAGATGGTCGTTTCACTTTTTCTGTGACCTAGAGATGCAGCTTCTGCCACAGCCGGCAAAACCCTCAGCCACCCATCCCCACTCCTCAAGTTCTTTCTCTCCAGGCCTGGGAAACAGCTGGGTTTAGAGACTAGTTCCCTTGCAGGCTTTCAGATGCAAAACCCGCTTCTGAGCCCTTCTGTTTTCAGAAAGGAAAACCCAGCACTGGCGTCTTGCGTAACCCTTCCCTCTACAGCCCTCTGTCCGCCCGCCTGGCCTCCCAACCCTGAGATAGCAGTGTTTGGATTTGTTATGTAAGGACGGGAGGATTAGAGGTTtgctctgcccctcctccccccaccaaaatAAAAGTCCTCACATGGCGCATCCTGTAGACAGTGTCTTCTGCAGCAGCAGCTCTCCTGAAAGAATTCAGTCAGGGTAGAAAAGCTGCCCCGGAGCTTGTGCCCAGCACAGTACTTGGGGGAGACATGCCAGCTTACCAGAGAGGGAGAGTCCCACGTGCAGGGTGCACCTGGTTTGAGGAAGCAACCACCATGAACCGTCCCAGGCTGATACTTAACCAGGCTCAGAGGACTAGCCTCCTCTTGGGGAAGGCAGATGCTTCTGCTGCTGGAATTTCATCATTTCTACACTTCTTGCCCCTGGAGCAAGGTGTCCAGACCCTGGAGAGCACCCCTTTCACCTGGGGAGCCCACGTTCTCTGTGCCTTGTGTGTCTTCACCATGTGCTACATGCATTGTCCGTGCCTTACACGTGTTCTTAATATCTTGTACCCTTCTCCCTTGTCCTGCACATATTATCTTAGAAGACGCATTTAGATAAGAACATCAGAGCTAACTGTTCTCAGCTGGAGGAAATTAAATAGATCAGAGAAGTTGCTGCTCCAGTTTGGAAAACAGCCTACCTTATTAATAACGATTTGTTCCAAAGCAAAACTTGGGTTTAGCTGCGTCTCTGCGTTCTTTGCATGTGAAGGTACTTTCATGTAAGATGGCCACTCGTTACACATTCCTTTTCACTGGTATCAAACAAAAGATGATGTCGTCTAGGCTGGAGGGGCCGCCACAGAGGCAGTGCGAGGAGGCCTGCAACTTTTGGAAGAAGCCAGTTGCAGCGTGAGAAGAGAGCTGAAGCCCACAGATCCAATGTTTATAttgttgtgttttcctttttggaGCTTGGGGGCTTTTATCAGGACTTGCATTTCGTCCGGTAAATAGACGGGGTGGGAAGCTAGAGCGTGTCCATTTCGGAGCCGGGGATGGTGAGGTGGACATTGAGCCTGGCCTGTGACTCCATCAGAAGTCAGGAAATGAGGCTGTCCTGAGCTTACTCTCAAGTCCCTTTGTTTCTTCCAATCTGTCACTTTCACTGCCCTGACCCTGCCAGGGTTACCTCCATCTGCGTCCTACTGAGGAGAGCCCACGGGCCTGGGCTGGTCTGGGGACAACAAAGGGCTGCACTTCCCAGGGCAGGACTCGGCATCTGCCCTCCTTTGTGTCCTGGGAATCCGAGCCTGGTACATGTCCATTTCCACGGACCGGGGCAAGCAGATCGCAGCGCATACAAGGTCTGACCAGATCACGAAGTTAATCCCATTATGACATTCCCCTTAACTCTCTGAGTGCCGGCTGCTAGTACCCATTGCCGGTCAGGGATGGGCAAGTAGGCCCAGAGTGGTCATCTCTTACCCCGGGTCACCCAGTGCAGGGTCTAGGACTTGAATCCCCACCTATCTGATGccaaaatttgtatttttgcCACCAAACCCCATATGTCCACTATCCCTTATCTGAAACACTTGGGAGGTGGGTAGAGCTTGGGGAGAAGTATGGACCGGTGGTAAATAGCCCTTTGGGGGacagtttcctttttaattccCTTTGCAGAGGGTAGTCACTTTCTTGGGGGCATACGTAATGCTCTCCAGCCACAAGGCTCCCTGCCCAGGCACAGAGATGGGGAATGGGGCCTTGGAGATGCAGCAGGACAAACGCCACAAGGGGGTCAGAAGGACACTGCAGGTCTGTTGCTCATTTCAGACTCTCATGGAGGAGCCAGCAGGgtggttatgtgtgtgtgtgtgtgtgtgtgtgtgtgtgtgtgtgtgtgtatgtgtgtgtgctgtgggGAGGCCCGTCTGGGCATTGTTAGGCTTGGGACATTGGTGCTGTCTGTAATTAATCAGAGTCCTTTCACCTTTTATCTGTTCTCAACTGAACTTTCCAAAAAATGTATCGTAATGATCAGAGCAAGTGTTTATAGAAGAAGTAGCCTCTAGGTGAGGCAATTTTAATGGAATTACTCATAGATGAACCAAAGCTGTTTCCAGTATGATACTGGAGCTTTGGACCCGCACAGAGATGTGCTTACACTCTTAAGCAGGCACCTGCAGAAACACGTGTGTAACTCATGTTTACATACACAGAGACAGGCACATAGGTGCACACGCACTTAAACGCAGAATCCacgtgtgcttatttgccatacaTGCACTCTCAGagtcacgtgcacacacacatgcatgtacatTGCACATGGATCCACAGGTGTGTATCCATGCCCGTGTGCATGCATGTCCAAATGCTCATACACAGCCATTTACACGGTGTGCATGGAATGTGCAAAATTATGCACATGCCCGTTTGGATTTATACTCGCACTGAAGTACAATTGATTGCATACGTATATACACTCTCACAAAATGCACGTGGGTCACATACTCAAACACACACGTTGTATGTTGAACACTGGCCTTCATATTCATTCACACACGAGCACCATGTCACAAGTGAAATGTGGCACTGGTGGGGTTAATGGAGGCCCAGACTCCCATAAATATTTATACGAAGCACTCAAGCTCTCAAAGTGGGAGACGAAACCTCTCCCTGCAAGCCGCTGTAAATCACGCAGCTGCTGTGTGGTACCTGTCAGATCCAGGGCTGTGTGATCCTGGACTTGTTCCATGAGGGCAGCCATATACGTGCTGGAGCACACGGCCCTCTCCCCGCCTCACCAGGCATCCCAGCAGATGTGCCAAGGTCGGTCCCCGCTCCGAGGATTCTTCTGTGAGCAGCAAAAGGAAGCATTTGAACACTGCTGCTACTGCAagtgcagggctggggtggggggaggtaagGGCGAGGCTTTTTGTGAATATCTGAGCCTTGTCCTCTCCAGTGAAGAGAGAAGTTATCCCGGAGGGCCTTGGAGAGCAGGTGGGTGCAAGAGAGGGCTGGGGGTCCTGGGCTGATCCAGGTTCACTGCAGCAGGGACTCCAGCTTCTGGGGTTGAGCTCACCTACTAAATTTTGGGTCCCAGGAGCCTGCTGAATGGCAGTGTGCCGTAGCCGCTATAACCCTGAGTTCAGTGAATATTCTGCCTCTAATCCTGCCACCTCAAAGCATTCATTCAATCATCGAGCAAATATTTGTTGTGTCTTCccgatgccaggcactgtgctaggtgttggCAATACAACAATGGGCAAAACCAGAGACAATCCCAGCAAACAAATCCTCGTGCGGTTTACAGTCtagcaggagagaaagagagagagagagagagatgcagttAGATGTTACACTAACCAGGGTATAATTTCAAAAGGAGATAACTGTTATGGAGGAAAGAAACTGAGCCCTCTGAGAGCCTATGTACAACAAAGAAGCTGACACAGACTGGGAAAAgagtggtcagggagggcttcctggaggaagtgatgtTTGAGTAAAGAGCCGAAGCCTGGGTAAGAGTTATCCAAGTCAGGTGGGTAGGCGAAGAACATTCTAGGTCTAAATTTCTTttagtcttaattttaaaataagtgatcATGATCTCTGTCTCCTCCCTGattttctcttctactttctcACCTTGCTCACTATTCCTGCCACACTG contains these protein-coding regions:
- the MAFB gene encoding transcription factor MafB — translated: MAAELSMGPELPTSPLAMEYVNDFDLLKFDVKKEPLGRADRPGRPCTRLQPAGSVSSTPLSTPCSSVPSSPSFSPTEQKTHLEDLYWMASNYQQMNPEALNLTPEDAVEALIGSHPVPQPLQSFDGFRGAHHHHHHHHPHPHHAYPGAGVAHDELGPHAHPHHHHHHQASPPPSSAASPAQQLPTSHPGPGPHAAAAATAAGGSGSVEDRFSDDQLVSMSVRELNRHLRGFTKDEVIRLKQKRRTLKNRGYAQSCRYKRVQQKHHLENEKTQLIQQVEQLKQEVSRLARERDAYKVKCEKLANSGFREAGSTSDSPSSPEFFL